Proteins found in one Scardovia inopinata JCM 12537 genomic segment:
- a CDS encoding AI-2E family transporter — MSDGSKDQRSGDRHNTYRSNHYRSDQDSSDEKSDDRINISDTSAIRRFDLAAIFPSKGDSRRPPEWLGRGLLYAVIAVFLAIFVWNSWSKISSVVFYIIVSLFIALALEPLILRLIRHGWKRSAASLVVLASFVILVVVFLSMFGLLLVQQLTKMIENLPNTYSDIRRNIISWTGYHLPKKLDFGTNLLSFLNKINKNGAQGYISQAYSTVSSFLSGLLAILTILLVTYYICAAGPRMRRSLCKWLPRKSQRKFIVVWTTVQTQISNYLYSRFLLSIISAICMSIFMIVMKIPYWLPLSIFCGLVSQFIPTIGTYLGGLVPIVSAWGTNGWQYAVYLLIYIVVYQQIENLILSPRISKDTMDLNPAIALLSVFFFGDLFGALGAFLALPITASLQALLSAYMRSYDLIDSDLLDDPKPKRKSGLVTGAELLEKNVLQPLSEHIPRTSRGSSANVMVDKVTKLRMRAGELAEEEFEENQSSAYKTSQEEDESATVAIPQAQLAADPERKTQKTQGKEGGRGARGQWES; from the coding sequence TGATCGCATCAATATCTCTGACACCAGCGCTATCCGGCGTTTTGATTTGGCTGCGATTTTTCCCTCCAAGGGGGATTCGCGTCGTCCCCCTGAATGGTTAGGCAGGGGTCTGCTCTATGCGGTTATAGCTGTTTTTCTGGCTATTTTTGTCTGGAATTCCTGGTCCAAAATATCTAGTGTTGTTTTCTACATTATTGTTTCCCTCTTCATAGCTTTGGCCTTGGAACCATTGATTCTCCGTCTAATCAGACATGGATGGAAAAGGTCCGCTGCTTCATTGGTGGTTCTGGCTAGCTTTGTGATTCTTGTGGTGGTTTTCCTTTCCATGTTTGGTCTCCTGCTGGTGCAGCAACTGACCAAGATGATTGAGAATTTGCCCAATACCTATTCAGATATTCGCCGAAATATTATCTCCTGGACGGGTTATCATCTACCCAAGAAGCTTGACTTTGGGACTAATTTGTTGTCTTTTCTCAATAAAATCAACAAGAATGGAGCTCAAGGCTATATCAGTCAAGCTTATTCCACAGTTTCCTCTTTTCTGTCGGGCCTTCTGGCCATTTTGACCATTCTCCTGGTAACTTATTACATATGTGCTGCCGGCCCTAGGATGAGGCGGAGCCTGTGCAAATGGCTGCCCCGCAAGTCGCAGAGAAAGTTTATTGTGGTCTGGACCACGGTTCAGACTCAGATTTCCAACTATCTGTACAGCCGATTCCTTTTGTCGATTATCTCCGCAATCTGTATGTCTATTTTCATGATCGTCATGAAAATCCCCTACTGGCTGCCCTTGTCTATCTTCTGCGGCCTGGTGTCACAGTTCATCCCCACGATCGGTACGTACCTGGGCGGCCTGGTTCCCATCGTTTCGGCTTGGGGAACCAACGGCTGGCAATATGCGGTTTACCTGCTTATTTACATTGTGGTCTACCAGCAGATTGAGAACCTGATCCTCTCTCCTCGTATCTCCAAAGATACTATGGACTTGAATCCCGCCATTGCCCTCTTGTCTGTTTTCTTTTTTGGTGATCTTTTTGGTGCTTTGGGAGCCTTCCTCGCCCTGCCTATTACAGCCAGTCTTCAGGCCCTTTTGTCGGCTTACATGCGTAGTTACGATCTCATTGATTCCGACCTGCTTGACGATCCAAAACCCAAACGGAAATCCGGCCTGGTGACAGGGGCCGAGCTGCTGGAGAAGAATGTTCTCCAGCCCTTGTCAGAGCATATACCTCGAACTTCCAGGGGATCTTCGGCCAACGTTATGGTGGATAAGGTGACTAAACTGCGAATGCGGGCAGGTGAGCTGGCAGAAGAAGAATTCGAAGAAAATCAATCTTCAGCCTACAAAACGTCCCAAGAGGAGGATGAGTCTGCAACCGTGGCCATTCCCCAGGCTCAGCTGGCAGCTGACCCAGAAAGAAAAACACAGAAAACACAGGGCAAAGAGGGCGGCCGCGGTGCCAGGGGACAGTGGGAGTCATGA
- a CDS encoding glycosyltransferase family 2 protein translates to MILLQFLDLIIFLLGAGGMIYQVLYFLVGFISKPQTFPDAPEDKHYAVLISARDEAQVIGNLIGSLKKQTYPMDLVDIWVVADNCTDDTADVCRSLSCHVLERFNKQEVGKGYALKFLLNHIRDNGFSDIYDAYFIFDADNLLDPHYIEEMNKAFQQGNDAVTSYRNSTNLSENWVSAGSALWFIFQSRLLNSGRSILGNNGWIGGTGFMFSKKIMERNAGWKFHLLTEDVEFTMDCILSGDHIGYCSTAVFYDEQPVSFKQSWQQRVRWSKGFLQVFRYYGLSMIRWAIRERDLSAMDMTLTICPFMVLSVIRFGLGAIYAALGYVSWHSQLANFSTYWVSLVGAIVGFILLAAFICILERKKINATNKELVAYCLSFPWFMLSYVPISFVAMFSKSRWQPIAHTGVASLPPSPSLDQTSADSGKSPHGAGHTMKKK, encoded by the coding sequence ATGATTCTGCTGCAATTTCTTGACCTTATTATTTTCCTTCTGGGAGCAGGAGGAATGATCTACCAGGTCCTTTATTTTTTGGTGGGCTTTATCAGCAAGCCTCAAACCTTCCCCGATGCTCCTGAGGACAAGCATTATGCAGTTTTGATTTCAGCCCGGGACGAGGCTCAGGTTATTGGGAATCTGATCGGATCCTTAAAAAAACAAACCTACCCTATGGATCTAGTAGATATTTGGGTGGTGGCTGACAATTGTACTGATGATACGGCTGACGTCTGTCGATCTTTGAGCTGCCATGTGCTGGAACGCTTTAATAAGCAGGAAGTTGGGAAAGGGTATGCTCTGAAGTTCCTGCTCAACCACATAAGGGATAATGGTTTCAGCGATATATATGATGCATATTTTATTTTTGATGCCGATAATCTGCTGGATCCTCACTATATTGAGGAGATGAACAAGGCTTTCCAGCAAGGGAATGATGCCGTCACCAGTTACAGGAATTCAACAAACTTGTCGGAAAACTGGGTATCGGCAGGATCAGCCCTCTGGTTTATTTTTCAGTCTCGCCTGCTGAATTCAGGCCGTTCTATTTTAGGTAATAATGGCTGGATTGGCGGCACAGGATTCATGTTTTCCAAGAAAATAATGGAGCGCAATGCCGGCTGGAAGTTCCACTTGCTGACAGAAGATGTTGAATTTACTATGGATTGCATTTTAAGCGGTGATCATATTGGTTACTGTTCTACAGCAGTTTTCTATGATGAGCAGCCAGTGTCTTTCAAACAGTCCTGGCAGCAGAGGGTCAGGTGGAGCAAAGGCTTTCTGCAGGTTTTTCGGTATTATGGGCTCAGCATGATCCGTTGGGCAATCCGCGAGAGGGATCTGTCTGCTATGGATATGACCCTTACCATTTGCCCCTTCATGGTCCTGTCTGTTATCCGTTTTGGCCTGGGAGCTATCTACGCAGCTTTGGGATATGTTTCCTGGCACAGTCAGTTGGCAAATTTTTCTACGTACTGGGTAAGTTTGGTGGGAGCCATTGTGGGCTTCATCCTTTTGGCTGCCTTTATCTGCATTCTGGAACGTAAGAAGATCAATGCCACTAACAAGGAGCTGGTAGCCTACTGCCTCAGTTTCCCTTGGTTTATGCTCAGCTATGTTCCTATCTCTTTTGTTGCCATGTTCTCTAAGTCTCGCTGGCAGCCCATAGCCCATACAGGGGTAGCCTCCCTGCCGCCCTCGCCCTCCTTGGACCAGACCTCGGCGGATTCTGGGAAGAGTCCCCACGGTGCTGGACATACCATGAAAAAGAAGTAA
- the tilS gene encoding tRNA lysidine(34) synthetase TilS: MPYSPEMKKAIGLVKKTLAGCGIVRQGRRFKEHGIHQPDPSAPLVLVACSGGRDSLALAYTAKIVCASLGVRCGAVIVDHHLQTGSGLVAQKAAEQCTAYGLAPVLIRRAQVHRTRAGLESDARDARFLQLISAAHDEAASVTLLAHTMSDQAETILFRFLRNPSITALAGMQTFIRREGVLFARPFLQGLTRQETTDLCLQAGIQWWDDPTNADNLDSSEIRGGGCQQVTAGLPQRSRIRQILIPYMTDFTGSDLVSLWSSSAPVNQDDADFLDSQADEAYRKHVSHQTYQMASVQESISSSPSSFPVLKEDQPDLYRLLAQPQNQNRFMGGNFLSVYQLENFPVLHPALRRRVLASIMGKEKIQPSATSILRLDDFLTGSKSAKISGNQAFFAVTLPQNQLLKDQPAANQPAEDLLPANRLPVSRRQAAQKQEEQRKQRGKRKQEQADICCWICHQIAGDPSMQESLSEREA, translated from the coding sequence ATGCCGTATTCTCCCGAGATGAAAAAGGCCATAGGGCTGGTAAAAAAAACTTTAGCCGGCTGCGGAATCGTCCGGCAGGGCCGCAGGTTTAAAGAGCATGGAATTCACCAGCCCGATCCATCTGCCCCCCTAGTCTTAGTGGCGTGTTCCGGAGGTCGTGATTCTTTGGCATTGGCATACACGGCTAAAATTGTCTGTGCCAGTTTGGGGGTCCGCTGCGGGGCGGTGATTGTGGACCACCATCTGCAGACAGGGTCCGGCCTTGTTGCTCAAAAGGCGGCTGAGCAGTGCACGGCTTATGGCCTGGCCCCGGTTCTTATTCGCCGAGCTCAGGTGCACAGAACCCGGGCCGGGCTGGAATCTGATGCCCGAGATGCCCGTTTTCTTCAGCTGATTTCAGCTGCGCATGACGAGGCTGCTTCGGTAACCCTGCTTGCCCATACCATGTCTGATCAGGCAGAGACCATTCTTTTTCGATTTCTGAGGAACCCTTCCATTACAGCTCTAGCAGGTATGCAAACCTTCATCCGTCGGGAAGGGGTTCTTTTTGCCCGACCTTTTCTGCAGGGGCTAACCCGGCAGGAAACTACTGATCTGTGCCTGCAAGCCGGGATTCAGTGGTGGGATGATCCTACGAATGCTGACAATCTGGATTCTTCAGAAATTCGCGGGGGAGGCTGTCAGCAGGTAACAGCTGGTCTGCCTCAGCGCAGTCGGATCCGGCAAATCCTCATCCCCTATATGACTGATTTTACCGGCTCCGACCTGGTTTCCCTCTGGTCATCTTCCGCTCCTGTCAATCAGGACGATGCAGATTTTTTGGATTCTCAGGCAGATGAAGCTTATAGGAAACATGTCAGTCACCAGACATACCAGATGGCTTCAGTTCAGGAGTCAATTTCCTCTTCACCTTCGTCCTTCCCAGTTCTCAAGGAAGACCAGCCGGATTTATATCGACTCCTTGCTCAGCCGCAGAATCAGAATAGATTCATGGGGGGCAACTTCTTATCTGTCTATCAGCTGGAGAATTTTCCTGTCCTCCATCCAGCTCTCCGCCGCCGGGTCCTGGCTTCCATCATGGGAAAAGAAAAAATCCAGCCATCAGCCACGTCTATTCTTCGTCTCGATGATTTTTTGACAGGCAGCAAATCCGCAAAAATCAGCGGGAATCAAGCTTTTTTTGCTGTGACCTTGCCGCAGAACCAATTGTTGAAAGATCAGCCGGCAGCAAATCAGCCGGCAGAGGACTTGCTGCCAGCAAACCGACTACCTGTCAGCCGGAGACAAGCTGCTCAAAAACAGGAAGAACAAAGAAAACAAAGAGGAAAGAGGAAGCAAGAACAAGCAGACATCTGCTGCTGGATTTGTCATCAGATTGCAGGTGATCCATCTATGCAGGAATCTCTCAGCGAAAGAGAGGCTTAA
- the hpt gene encoding hypoxanthine phosphoribosyltransferase yields the protein MQIKDVQDTIEEELISHDDLEEKIVQMAHRASEDYKGKNPLLVAVLKGAANVMTTFSQAMTIPVEIDYMSLSSYGSGTQSTGKVLVRHDLSTDIAGRHVLIVEDIIDSGFTLDWLVKEFKRRGAASVEIFAMLEKPARLKFPVDVKYKGFQIPDKFVVGYGLDYDEKYRNLDSIAVLKPAVYKGEYA from the coding sequence ATGCAAATCAAAGATGTTCAGGACACAATTGAAGAGGAACTTATTTCGCATGATGATCTGGAAGAGAAGATCGTACAGATGGCTCACCGTGCCAGCGAGGATTATAAGGGGAAAAATCCTTTGCTGGTTGCTGTACTGAAGGGGGCAGCCAATGTTATGACTACTTTCTCCCAGGCCATGACTATTCCTGTGGAAATTGACTATATGAGTTTGTCATCCTATGGCTCAGGTACACAGTCCACTGGTAAGGTTCTGGTTCGTCACGATTTAAGCACCGATATTGCCGGAAGGCATGTTTTGATTGTGGAAGACATCATTGATTCAGGTTTTACACTTGACTGGCTGGTCAAGGAGTTCAAAAGGAGGGGAGCGGCATCGGTGGAAATCTTTGCCATGCTGGAAAAACCAGCCCGTTTGAAATTCCCTGTGGATGTGAAATATAAAGGATTTCAGATTCCAGATAAATTTGTTGTTGGTTATGGTCTTGATTATGACGAAAAATACCGTAATCTTGATTCCATAGCCGTCCTGAAACCTGCTGTATATAAAGGAGAGTACGCATGA
- the ftsH gene encoding ATP-dependent zinc metalloprotease FtsH, with protein MTFGGNPFQQQPNNSNNLGGNRGKPGRGQNGKERGPEGQNPDPNANRPWWANTIIWVVLLAVLVVGSFFFMNRNRNGSTITTEQGLSILAGKTGKNTGTKKSTQKSAKADYGIKYVKITNGVSPSVEIWLTKDYVANNYNPNSASATVRQKNYGKYVKFYFVNAQSEQVLTAIQSAKSTYGFDSTTVTENNFWTIFITTFLPLIILFGALWWLMRRMGDGAGDMLGLGSPKNKKLLQGEIPKTKFADVAGEEAAVQEVEEIRDFLKNPAKYRKLGARIPRGVLLYGQPGTGKTLLARAIAGEAGVPFYSMAGSDFVEMFVGLGASRVRDLFEEAKKTAPAIIFIDEIDAVGRRRGSSASGGVDEREQTLNQLLVEMDGFNNDTDLIVIAATNRPDVLDPALMRPGRFDRQVAVEAPDLAGREAILKVHAKGKPFVPDVDLHTVAVRTPGFTGADLANVLNEAALLTARSNADLIDNRAIDEAIDRVLSGPRRRSNGMALEELRNTAYHEGGHAMVAAALHYTDPVTKVTILPRGRALGYTAVMPTEDRYSQTRNQLLDQMAYAMGGRAAEEVVFHDPSTGASNDIEKATQIARAMVVEYGFSSKLGSVKWEDSQQEGGLDDLKGRRISEETAQVIDDEVRALIETAHTEAWKIISENREVLDELVRQLLVKETLGRKELDVIFSQLKKAPDRDLWLSDASRPDSQLPPVPIPENLRSTVAVNATAAHATEQKNKESGQPAQDGQSTQPESGQSDQLDQPDHDQPDHPEQTEGLQ; from the coding sequence ATGACCTTTGGAGGCAATCCATTCCAGCAGCAACCCAATAATTCCAATAATCTTGGTGGCAACCGGGGCAAGCCGGGCAGGGGACAAAATGGCAAGGAAAGGGGACCGGAGGGCCAGAATCCAGATCCTAATGCCAACCGTCCCTGGTGGGCCAATACTATTATCTGGGTTGTCCTCTTGGCAGTCCTGGTAGTAGGCAGCTTTTTCTTTATGAACCGCAATCGTAATGGATCTACCATTACCACTGAGCAAGGCTTGTCTATTCTCGCTGGCAAGACCGGGAAGAATACGGGTACTAAGAAGTCCACCCAGAAATCAGCCAAGGCTGATTACGGAATCAAGTATGTCAAGATCACCAATGGTGTCTCTCCTAGCGTGGAAATTTGGCTGACCAAGGATTATGTGGCCAATAACTACAATCCTAATTCAGCCAGCGCAACTGTTAGGCAGAAGAACTACGGCAAGTACGTTAAGTTCTATTTTGTCAACGCTCAAAGCGAGCAGGTGCTTACAGCCATTCAGTCCGCTAAGTCAACCTATGGCTTTGATTCCACTACGGTGACAGAGAATAATTTCTGGACTATCTTTATTACCACTTTTCTTCCTCTGATTATTCTTTTTGGTGCTCTCTGGTGGCTTATGCGCAGGATGGGAGACGGGGCCGGTGACATGCTGGGCCTGGGCAGTCCTAAGAACAAGAAACTTTTGCAGGGTGAGATTCCTAAGACGAAGTTTGCCGATGTGGCAGGTGAAGAGGCTGCCGTTCAGGAGGTCGAGGAGATCCGGGACTTCCTGAAGAACCCAGCCAAGTACCGGAAACTCGGAGCTAGGATTCCCCGGGGCGTTCTTTTGTATGGTCAGCCTGGTACTGGTAAGACCCTGCTTGCTCGAGCCATTGCAGGCGAGGCAGGGGTCCCCTTCTATTCCATGGCTGGTTCGGACTTCGTGGAGATGTTCGTAGGCCTAGGTGCCTCCCGAGTCCGCGACCTGTTTGAAGAGGCGAAGAAGACTGCCCCCGCTATTATTTTTATCGATGAAATTGATGCTGTCGGCCGCCGCCGCGGATCTAGTGCTTCCGGTGGTGTGGATGAGCGGGAACAGACCCTGAACCAACTCCTGGTAGAGATGGATGGCTTCAATAATGATACTGATTTGATTGTTATTGCAGCTACTAACCGTCCTGATGTGCTGGATCCGGCTCTCATGAGGCCTGGTCGTTTTGACCGTCAGGTAGCGGTGGAAGCACCTGATTTAGCCGGACGTGAGGCGATTCTGAAGGTTCATGCTAAAGGCAAGCCTTTTGTTCCTGATGTTGATCTGCATACTGTTGCTGTGCGAACTCCAGGTTTTACCGGGGCTGATCTGGCCAATGTCCTCAATGAGGCAGCCCTGCTGACTGCCCGCTCCAACGCTGATTTGATTGATAACAGGGCTATTGATGAGGCTATTGACCGGGTTTTGTCTGGTCCCCGTCGCCGTTCCAACGGTATGGCCTTGGAGGAGCTGCGCAATACTGCTTACCACGAAGGCGGTCACGCCATGGTTGCGGCTGCCCTGCATTATACGGATCCGGTGACTAAGGTCACTATTCTCCCCCGGGGACGAGCCTTGGGCTACACGGCTGTTATGCCTACCGAAGACCGCTATTCCCAGACCCGCAATCAGCTGCTGGACCAGATGGCCTATGCAATGGGAGGTCGGGCTGCCGAAGAGGTTGTTTTCCATGATCCCAGCACCGGTGCTTCCAACGATATTGAGAAGGCCACACAAATTGCCCGGGCCATGGTCGTGGAATACGGATTCTCTTCGAAGCTGGGATCGGTCAAGTGGGAAGACAGCCAGCAGGAGGGCGGTCTCGATGATCTGAAGGGGCGTCGGATTTCTGAAGAAACTGCACAGGTTATTGATGATGAGGTTCGCGCTCTTATTGAGACTGCTCATACTGAGGCCTGGAAGATCATCTCGGAGAATCGGGAAGTCCTGGACGAGCTAGTTCGTCAGCTTCTGGTTAAGGAAACTTTGGGCAGGAAGGAGTTGGATGTCATCTTCTCCCAGCTGAAAAAGGCTCCAGACAGGGATCTGTGGCTGTCCGATGCCAGCAGGCCTGACTCCCAGCTGCCCCCGGTTCCTATTCCGGAGAATCTGCGGTCGACTGTGGCTGTTAATGCCACAGCTGCACACGCCACAGAGCAGAAGAATAAGGAGAGTGGGCAGCCGGCTCAGGATGGCCAGTCAACCCAGCCGGAATCCGGTCAATCAGATCAGCTAGATCAGCCGGACCATGATCAGCCGGACCATCCTGAACAGACTGAAGGCCTTCAGTGA
- the folE gene encoding GTP cyclohydrolase I FolE, giving the protein MDSEGVRRAVRDYLIAIGEDPDREGLKGTPDRIARASQELFAGLRQDPQDVLSARFDVKTEDLIVVRDIEFFSVCEHHLLPFHGLAHIGYIPTKDKVVGLSKLARLVQVYARRPQIQERMTQQIADALMDVLEAKGAIVITDCEHMCMSMRGVKQSQARTVTSAVRGYLRQSDTRSEALRLILDAPALH; this is encoded by the coding sequence ATCGATTCTGAGGGGGTCCGCCGGGCAGTCAGAGATTATCTGATTGCTATTGGAGAGGACCCTGACCGGGAAGGCCTGAAGGGGACTCCTGACCGAATTGCCCGCGCCAGTCAGGAGCTCTTCGCCGGGCTGAGACAGGATCCCCAGGATGTGCTGAGTGCCCGATTCGACGTGAAAACCGAGGATCTGATTGTTGTTCGTGACATTGAGTTCTTTTCGGTCTGCGAACACCATTTGCTCCCTTTCCATGGCCTGGCTCATATTGGATACATCCCTACAAAGGATAAGGTAGTTGGTCTGAGCAAACTAGCTCGTCTGGTTCAGGTCTATGCCCGCCGCCCTCAGATTCAGGAACGTATGACTCAGCAGATTGCAGATGCTCTCATGGATGTTCTGGAGGCAAAAGGCGCCATTGTTATTACGGACTGTGAACATATGTGCATGTCGATGAGGGGAGTCAAACAGTCTCAAGCTCGGACCGTCACCTCTGCTGTTCGCGGTTATCTGCGTCAGTCAGATACCAGGTCAGAGGCTCTGCGCCTGATCCTGGATGCTCCTGCCCTGCATTGA
- the folP gene encoding dihydropteroate synthase — translation MNHRLGISASRTLVMGILNITQDSFSDGGLWLHPQAAVKHAQDMIASGADVIDLGAESTRPGAVRVDEETEKTRIVQAVEGIRKREAHDDSSQPSARRVPLSLDTTRSSVATAGLEAGADIINDVSGGQLDPSLPSVAADYGCPYIVQHWRGWLTGKESSLQGKSAKPPASADSVYPHGVLIDVYDELMHQVDAVLAAGVSPDQIILDPGLGFSKPGPDTNLPLIAHMDKFQKTGFPLLIGHSRKRFTSRMIDPVGRVGGQAEFEARDALTAGLTALVAEREAWAVRVHEIPRNLQAAAAGSYLAEVIRSESGGNGLKQ, via the coding sequence ATGAATCATCGTTTAGGAATTAGTGCCAGCAGAACCCTGGTAATGGGAATTCTTAACATTACTCAGGATTCCTTCTCTGATGGAGGACTCTGGCTTCACCCACAGGCCGCTGTGAAGCATGCTCAGGACATGATTGCTTCCGGGGCTGATGTGATAGATCTGGGAGCAGAATCCACTAGGCCAGGAGCGGTTCGGGTGGATGAGGAGACAGAAAAGACTCGGATTGTTCAGGCTGTTGAGGGGATCAGGAAGCGGGAAGCTCATGATGACAGTTCCCAGCCTTCCGCTCGCCGGGTTCCCCTGTCTCTTGACACTACACGGTCGTCAGTGGCTACAGCAGGGCTGGAAGCCGGAGCTGATATTATCAATGATGTGTCAGGCGGTCAGTTGGATCCATCCCTGCCTTCAGTAGCTGCTGATTATGGCTGTCCCTATATTGTTCAGCATTGGCGGGGCTGGCTTACAGGCAAAGAGAGCAGCCTTCAGGGGAAGTCTGCCAAGCCCCCTGCTTCTGCTGATTCTGTTTATCCCCACGGGGTTCTTATCGATGTGTATGATGAGCTCATGCATCAGGTTGATGCGGTCCTGGCTGCGGGGGTCAGCCCTGATCAGATTATACTTGACCCTGGCTTAGGTTTTTCTAAGCCAGGGCCTGATACCAATCTTCCCCTAATTGCTCATATGGATAAATTTCAGAAAACAGGTTTTCCTCTTCTCATAGGTCATTCACGAAAGCGTTTTACTTCTCGTATGATTGACCCGGTTGGCAGGGTAGGAGGGCAGGCAGAATTCGAGGCTCGAGATGCTCTTACCGCAGGCCTGACTGCCCTGGTGGCAGAACGTGAGGCCTGGGCTGTGCGGGTCCATGAGATTCCTCGGAATCTTCAGGCTGCTGCTGCCGGTTCTTATCTGGCAGAAGTCATCCGGTCAGAATCAGGCGGAAATGGGCTGAAGCAGTAA
- the folB gene encoding dihydroneopterin aldolase: MDIITLTGVEARGTHGVLDQEKESAQTFLVDAVMEVDLNQACRSDNLVDTVSYAQIASRIVSVVEGEHVDLIERLAQKIADSILLSYRIRRVTVTVHKPQAPLGLPFADVSVTIVRDSPLSDDGSQKDLSVSKASQAAAKISDTTQAPAVHHAVISLGANMGNTADTLRSAVVSLDAIPGNQVTGISPLYRSKAWGMPEGTPDFSNALVQLDTSLEAEELLSSLHMIEAAHGRSHKVHWDSRPLDLDIIDFDGRLDPDPHLTLPHPRAWQRAFVLAPWLDLDPHAVLPGNHGGAVADLLKKAPDKDVVEKTSDKWILGGLV; this comes from the coding sequence ATGGACATCATTACACTGACCGGGGTAGAAGCCCGGGGGACTCATGGAGTTTTAGATCAGGAGAAGGAAAGTGCGCAAACTTTTCTGGTCGACGCAGTCATGGAGGTGGATCTGAATCAGGCCTGCCGCAGCGACAATCTGGTGGATACTGTCAGCTACGCTCAGATTGCCAGTCGGATTGTGTCCGTGGTAGAAGGTGAGCATGTGGATCTGATTGAACGTCTGGCCCAGAAGATTGCCGATTCCATTCTTTTGTCTTACCGGATTCGCCGGGTTACTGTGACAGTCCATAAACCCCAGGCTCCTTTGGGGCTGCCGTTTGCCGATGTCAGTGTGACTATTGTCCGCGATTCACCCCTGTCTGATGATGGTTCTCAAAAGGATCTTTCTGTTTCTAAGGCTTCCCAGGCAGCAGCAAAAATTTCTGATACCACCCAGGCTCCTGCCGTTCATCACGCAGTTATTTCCTTGGGAGCCAATATGGGTAATACGGCAGATACCTTGCGCAGTGCCGTTGTTTCTTTGGATGCTATTCCCGGGAATCAAGTGACCGGCATATCGCCCCTTTACAGGAGCAAAGCCTGGGGGATGCCGGAAGGAACCCCTGATTTTTCCAACGCCCTGGTTCAGCTGGATACCAGTCTTGAAGCAGAAGAACTCCTGTCGAGTCTGCATATGATTGAAGCTGCCCATGGCCGATCGCACAAGGTACATTGGGATTCGCGGCCTTTGGACCTGGACATTATAGATTTTGATGGTCGCCTTGACCCTGACCCTCATCTGACCTTGCCTCATCCCCGGGCCTGGCAGAGAGCTTTTGTTCTTGCTCCCTGGCTGGATTTGGACCCTCATGCTGTTTTGCCTGGGAATCATGGGGGAGCGGTGGCTGATTTGCTGAAGAAGGCTCCTGATAAGGATGTGGTAGAAAAAACGTCAGATAAATGGATTTTAGGAGGTTTGGTATGA
- a CDS encoding DUF3180 domain-containing protein codes for MKARFTPWWYFAIACLLGLLLGGFLEFLSDQSSLYLLGVPWFISALLLALGLIVLWFAWQVRRYTHGDREEINPQQAINTLIMSKALSLSCSALGGWYGGQLIMSLSHLNISYYKTAVIQCSIATAVCLLDVVIGIIAERWCRRPPSPGPEHPQVKKDEARRRQASQAQSPKKSR; via the coding sequence ATGAAAGCTCGTTTTACCCCCTGGTGGTATTTTGCCATTGCCTGCTTGCTTGGATTGCTTTTAGGAGGTTTTCTTGAATTTCTCAGCGATCAGTCCTCTCTGTATCTTTTGGGAGTTCCCTGGTTTATATCAGCCCTTCTCCTGGCTCTTGGACTTATTGTTCTCTGGTTTGCCTGGCAGGTCCGTCGCTATACTCATGGTGACCGTGAGGAGATTAATCCTCAGCAGGCGATTAACACCTTGATTATGAGCAAGGCTTTGTCCCTGTCCTGCTCTGCTCTGGGGGGCTGGTATGGAGGTCAGCTGATTATGAGCCTCTCTCATCTGAATATCTCATATTATAAGACGGCGGTTATTCAGTGTTCCATAGCAACGGCCGTCTGCCTGCTGGATGTGGTCATCGGAATTATCGCTGAGAGATGGTGCAGGAGACCGCCTAGTCCTGGACCTGAACATCCTCAGGTAAAAAAGGATGAGGCTCGCCGTCGTCAGGCCTCTCAGGCACAGTCTCCCAAGAAGTCACGTTAG